Proteins from one Chitinophaga oryzae genomic window:
- a CDS encoding IS3 family transposase: protein MDYARDSHKMSIRQALRLFQIHPSVYYYKPLPDGDEDIREKLSELSQLHNRWGFWMMHHYLRNLNHKWNHKRVYRVYTEMGLNMRRKHKKRLPARIMEPLLQPLRPNITWSMDFMHDTLSNGVTFRSFNIIDDYNREALNITIDTSLTSKRIIRQLDQLIAWRGQPLKIRVDNGPEFVAEALSQWAEIRCVELKFIQKGKPFQNGYMERFNRSYREEVLDAFCFTRLGEAQILSNAWMWVYNNQRPHKALGYRSPIDFLCRHQKTNTFPTLQKDEGFEWETLVENVTV, encoded by the coding sequence GTGGATTATGCCCGTGATAGCCATAAAATGAGTATCCGGCAGGCGTTAAGATTGTTTCAAATCCATCCTTCTGTTTACTATTATAAACCATTGCCAGACGGTGACGAAGATATTCGGGAGAAATTATCTGAATTGTCGCAATTGCATAATCGCTGGGGATTCTGGATGATGCACCATTATCTGCGTAATCTGAACCACAAATGGAATCACAAGCGGGTATACAGGGTCTATACAGAGATGGGACTCAATATGAGGCGTAAGCATAAAAAACGCCTACCAGCAAGAATAATGGAGCCATTGCTACAGCCTCTCAGACCTAATATAACCTGGTCCATGGATTTTATGCATGACACACTAAGCAATGGTGTTACTTTCAGATCATTTAATATCATCGATGACTATAACAGAGAGGCTCTAAACATCACTATTGATACCAGCTTAACCAGCAAGCGTATTATCAGGCAGCTGGACCAATTGATTGCCTGGCGTGGACAACCGTTAAAGATCAGAGTCGATAATGGGCCGGAGTTTGTTGCTGAAGCACTCTCTCAATGGGCTGAGATCCGATGTGTCGAACTCAAATTCATCCAGAAGGGTAAACCTTTCCAGAATGGTTATATGGAGCGCTTCAATAGAAGCTACCGCGAGGAAGTATTGGATGCATTTTGTTTTACCCGCCTGGGGGAAGCTCAAATACTTTCAAACGCCTGGATGTGGGTGTACAACAACCAAAGACCACACAAGGCACTGGGTTACAGATCGCCAATAGATTTTCTATGTCGGCATCAAAAAACCAACACATTTCCTACTCTTCAAAAAGATGAAGGATTTGAGTGGGAAACCTTAGTTGAAAACGTTACTGTCTGA